The DNA window TCAGGACCGAGAATCTGGAATCTGCTCAAGAACACAGAAAATCACTCTAAAAGCTTTTAATTCAGCAACCACAGACGTCGATTTGGTTTTACCTCTCAAGGATACACTTTCCTTCCTTGTACTTCTGGGATTTCTCATGCGCCGCCTCCTGAAATCGATGACCAAAATAAAACTCTCATTCAGCTGTCACTTTGATGCAAGTACTGCAAATACCGAAAACAAATAAAGCATCGTTTTGAAGAAAAGATATCCTTACATATTTCCATCCCACATTTGATCCACACGAAACACAAAATATGTCAGCAACGGTATGCAATCCTGTTATCATGATCCGCTCTTCTTTCTCTCCAAGTGTGACATTTACGCTGCCATACATTGGGGAAACGAAGGGTTAACTCAGCATTCATATGTGTAAGCTGCACTTGATGCAGTTATGAATAAGCCTTCTTCATAGGATTCAAGTGAACGAAAATGCGTTTATGAGACAAATGCATTAATTAGTGAATTTTGGGAGAACAATACTCCAAAATAGATTTGCTATGCTGTCACTGATTTCATTAATTCTATTTCTTTTGCCATCCTCAAAGTTAAGCTTTTCAAAATTCATCAACCGGAATGAATCCTCTGGCCTATATCAGACCGTGTTCGGTTTGGTGCTTCAAGTCATTTCATATCGGTGGACAAGAAACGATACATGCACATAGGATGGCCAAGTTTTTTGTGGCAAGTGAGACCAATATAAACTCACATGCTCGTAACCCTAAAACTGATATACAAGCATCCATAGCTATGACTGAATCTATTCAAATTTTCAACCGTAAAATAGTATTACACTTACACTTTATCGAAAAGATAAGCCTTCCCATGCCTGGAGTGAAAAGACTGGAACAAAAACAGAAGCAAATCAAGGGGTTAGAATGTCACTTATCAATCCTAAATTCCTGATATCAAACATACACCATACTGTATCGCTTTAGTTTCCATATGATCAGCGTTCAAACCAACAGTAACACAAATAACCAGGACAACATTTTGGTCTCGAATTATAGTAGAGAACAGAGACGCAAGTTCCTATCTAATCTTCCAGCCAAAATTTAACAATTACACCAGGAAAGTGTAAAATAGATACCTTGGACGTAATCTTAGCAGGAATTGAAGACCTAATTCTTCTCCAGCAAGTAAAGCAACAATCTGTGTTCCTAGAATTGCATAATTAAACCCGGAATATCATCATAGAGGGTTGCAGATAAAGGTTCAAAATCTTGAGCATTTTGCGTATCCGTTCATCAAACGCGCAAGCCATGAAGCCAAAGCTGATTGTGATGAGCCATAAACAGAATTAGGAAACGAAGGCCTGCACCATGAATAAAAGAAGGAACCCAGAAACAACCCAATGTTTGAGCTTCCAATCTCAACCAGTCTGAACATGAACCATCACATTGTGCTACGGTATAAAGGTATCACAACTCCTCAATATCACAAACAAAACTCTctaaacaaaacctaaaccaacaATTTACGTATCACAACTCCTCAATATCTAATGATTAGACCCCCTATCTATCACTTATTGGAATTTAGCTTAACAAACCCACACAAACTAAATTCTTACGTCCACCACCGATAAATCTCTCATCGAAAATTCGCCACACATTTACATATCACAACGATGCATCATAATTTCACAGAGTTCTTGAATGTCCAGGTAGCGTGCATTATGCAAATAAACAGTAAAAATTCATAACAAACAGAATTACGGGGAAGGCGATTTCGGACCTTAGAGATTACGTCGTCGACAAGAGCGAGATGGGTTCTGCAGTGCTTGCAGCTATACATGTTTTCCTCAAGAGTGATCACAAACAGCCTTCCCATTTCTCACATACAATTAAACTTTCTTAattcttgattttcttttccCTACAAAAACACAAAGATCGGCCGCCATGTTAGAAATTCAAGCATTCCAAAAGAAACCCAGAGATTACCTTCACCAAAACTTGAGAAAAATCAACGTGATAAAACCtgaaaattccaagaaaaaaataacgaaaaaaaatgaaatgatacACAATGCAGGAGTGCATTTCCCATAATGTagattttagagaaaagattaATACCAAAAAAAATCTCTTGTGTTGTGGTACATTGTATGTCTTTATCACGCAAATCTTATTTTCACGAGTTTTGCGTAATGTACTTATTTTCGTCGCGGAAGCTGTTAAATGCAGTAGTGGTAGTCTTTGATTCCTCATTAGGGTAAGCAAAATGAATGGAAAAGTTAGTATCCTTCTTTGAATTTGATATGCTACATCTAGCGACCGTTAATTAATAATCTTTGCATCACTATCGAATTTGATATGCTACATCTAGAGACTGTTAATTAATAATCTTTGCATCACTATCGAATGATGTTCTTAATTCCCAACATAACAACTTAAACGTTAAATTATTtaagaagattttttttttaatttctctaAGGCCTAAACAGATAAATGTTTTTTGTGGTGATATAGTATTCCGAAGTTAGGCCTGTTGAGAAAAAAATTAGGAATCAAACCCTCATGgtgaagtctgttaggattCATGCCCCAACAGACTTTACTACAAGAGTTTAATTCCTAAATTTTTCAAACCGGAGGCTatcttccgaataccttatCAATTATCATCACAGAGACCGTTTATTCCGTTAAGCCGTTCTTTAATTGTATGAACCAACAACTCCCCAAATTACAAGAAAttgtattttaatattatttttatacgCGTGATATTTGACTCCGAACTGTAAAAAGAGGAGGGAAGAGAGATTCAAActcaactatttttttttttttaaaacaaacaatattagttacactaaaaaaaagtatgaacttaatctcacaatgagttaagaataatatggttcaaattcgtctttgacatGATTCAAACTCAACTATTAAAAGTGCAATCTGCTCGATAATGTGACTACATCCACATGCATTTCGTTATAATATTTTacaaataaataagttttgcacAGTTTAAAAAgctttcagaagaaaaaaaaaaatccctctaCTATtgtgggaaaaagaaagaaaaggaagaatctCGCGGCCTATTGTTCGGTTAAAAAAACTTGTCGCTAATAGGAAAACGCCACGGTAGAAAGTAAGGACGCATTATTtgtggtgggggggggggggggcgccGTGCCACGAAACCGAATGAGATTCAGATTTGGTTGGAGGACGGAAAGAAAGTAATTCACCAATCCCTTTCACGAGAAGGTGCCAAAGGACACACGAAAGAAACGTTTCACTCATAGTGACTAGACCAAAGCAAAAAAGTCAATCCAATCCAACTAGGTTATGTGTTCGACTGTAGTATTACCTGACTATTCACGTTGTGATAAGAAAGACGATCCATGATTGTTTTTAGAACCCAATTGTCCCACATCATTTAGTATATCTTAAAGGCGTTTCAGAGCTTTTGCGTACCTTTCCCTTCCAAGCCGATTTTTAGGGGCAATTTCTACTCTTAAAACATTGTATTAGAGCTTGGTTTCACCACGCAATCGAGCGCAACTCCATAGAAGGAAATGATAAATTTTTTCAGTGTGTCTGGAACATGTGGTGAAACACCACATGTCATTACATAAGTGAAGGAAggttttatttttcaagaatCCCACTACTTTTATAATAACATGTGGTGTATCATCCCGTATTACGAGTACGTGAAAAATTTGTAGATGGGACCGCCTCAAAGGAAGGAAAGGGCTCCTCTAGGTCAGTGTAGAAAGCAAAACTTCACCAAACCTCTAAGgacgcgtttactaatccgtaatcaaattgagaggaattgaattgaggaggaatagAAATGAGGGAAAATCAGAATCAAATTCcttttgaagttgtttactaaaactgtttGGAATCGGAGTAGAAATAACATTGATCTATAtaactgtttactaattcacatgaatcggaatgaaaactattgtgattactaaaatacccctagtttaattaataaatgaaaaataaatgaagtttttattgaataaaaaattgGATGCGATCCCCTATAGATGGTTTCACAAAACACATATTCTTATTAACTTGATGACCAGCGGACAAGGTTTAGCACAAGACATTAACTAGGTAGAGAACCAAACAAGAGCTAAGACAAAGAACATTGATGAGCTGATGGCTAAACCTCGAGGAGGGCCGGAAGTTGAAACGGGCACCATTTGATCTTCCTTGATTAATAACACTCCAATGAAAGCGTGCCTCCGTGACGTGTGGTCAAAATATAAAGGGTCCAGAAGGAAAAGTATACGTTCTCCCGTTCAAAAGAGGGGATGCACGAGTAATGTCCAACTATGAAGATGAAATCGTGCCGTGCGGTGTTATTCTCTCAACAGCACCCATTCTCTGAGGAGGCCACAAAATGTGGGTAACCCTTCCTTCAACTAAACCAAGAGGAATCTGCCAACAACAGCTTGTTTAAGTTAGCCAAAGAAACAGAAGTTTAGAAGGAAGCCAAAAGTAgccacattttcaaattattttgcaCAACATCAATTCTGATGAGGACAACTGAACTGAAAGCAACATCTGAAACAATGTCTTAGAATACATCAAGCATTATATTCTATCAAAGTTTTGCAATGACAACAAAATCATCTAGCAGAAATTTAGAAGGATGCCAAAAGTAgccacattttcaaattattttgcaCAATATCAATTCTGATGCAGACAACTGAACCGAACAAAGCATGTTCATAAGCAATGTCCGAAACAAAGTCTTAGATTACGTCAAGCATTAGATTCTATCAATGTTTTCCAACGACAACAAAATTACCTAGCATAACAATGATTGCAAACTTTTTCCAAAATGCCAAACTAATTATCTATATAGCATTTCAAATTTATCGTGTCCTAGAAAAACATTTTGTCTCATTTACGAGCCACAAGCTAACGGAATAGAAAAACGATTTCCATCCTACTCCGCATTCAACTTTTCAGAATATAAACAAACAATAAGTGATTTGccataaaaaatacaaaagtaAATTCAAATACCTAGTCAGCTTATTGTTTCGTATCTTTGGGCACCAAATCAATATAATTAAGGCCACGATGATAAATTATACTATCGTTAAACTATTTATTTCTCTGGTGTACAAACTTAGCAGTAAGGTAGACTTACTGGTCCAAACGATCTTGAATCCAGGCTAGAAGATGAATTGTCTCCCTCAACCCAACAATGTCCTTCTGTAATTTTCACCACACATAGGAATGACGCGTTCCAATCCACTCACCAGGTAAGGCAGTTATTCTCTTTATGTGACTCTCCTTGTGGTTACTTGGGGAGCTGCAGAATGTTCCATCAGGTTTCTTATTATAATTCACTAGGCACAAATAGTACTCGAGTGTTGTTAAGGGAAAAAATTACCGGAAAACTACCACGTCACCATGCGAGAACTTGTAGTTTTGAAGACATTGTTTCTCGACCAAAACATTGTCATCTGCAACCGAATCACAATCAGACCACTAAACAAACCATCACAttgcacaacacaaaaatcttAGTGAGACGTCATTCAATATACCAACTAGTTGGCAAGCCCATCAAAGAAGTCGCTCCATGGTTTAACGTAGGCGACATAGAGGAACCCCGCACCAGAGCAACACTCGCAAATCGATCCGAAACATATACACCTATAATCCCAGATGTGAAAAACTTGTTGGCAAAATTCCACAAACCACTCCGAGTTCCCATGTCCTGTTTTTTTTCCCTAAATACTCACATTTCATGTGCAAAATGCAGCCATCTGTAACAATTATCATCAATTTTACcgaaaataaaatcaaatcaaatgcgCAATTTCGATAAAGTAAGAAGATTTATATAAGCAAAAACAGTAACCAATCTCTCAGAGGCAAACAATCAAACACCTGGTGAGCTTAATGGACAAGAGGGAAAGAGAGTAGGTTACCATTTGGGAATATTTCGGATTAGCTGTCGAAGAAGCTTCCTTCACCGACGGGAGTCTTCGTTAATGGAGGTAAGGCGGGAGGAGGTAGGTCGTGTACCGCCGTCGCGGAGTCGTGATTTGGAGGAGAAGCAAAGTCTGGATTATATTTCGGCTTTGGAGCTATATCTCAGATGCTTTTTGCTCAAGGAATTTGAATTGGGTGACAagcattaataaaaaaataaataaataaataaatgtataaATAGGATCACCTATATAAATTTTACTAATTTGGACCCCTACAAGTTGCTTAAAGAGTAATCAAAGCCCACCACTCCCATCAGAGTTGAAAATCtaacgaaaatgacatttttattctaaatgtcaattttgatactatttacttacaacattcttttgccttttttttaattaaaattcaaagttttcaaaccattttcattttttttttcttttgatttatttatttttattacaaaaggACAAGTTAAATTATTCTAATTCATATGGAGTGAGATTATTATTTGATATATTCTCGAACTTGAGTGAAAAGGGTAGACACGCTATTATAACTAATTGGTTTAACCTGAATATGCTGTGtatgttttttctttgattaaatCCGTAATTTTTCACTTAGATAAGTgtaatttgattttatttacccataaaaaaaaataaataaatcttaTAATCGATCAATTTgttaaatgaaaattttcttaacTATGGGCCATACAattatgttttattttcaaTCAAGTCCTAAAGTGTGGTTTCATTTGCGATAAGTTATATGCCTTAATATTcacttaatattaaattttagtgACATTATTTTTCCTTGCAAGTAATAAGTTAAGTTTAAACGCTCTTGAATAACGAGTTCAAtacctatttatttatttatttatactatCGTAACAAAAACTCGTTACACTATTCTCTCTCACTACTTAAGTTACCCAAATTTTTAACTTGAGATAAAttgttgggaaattttatttgaacccatctaACTTCTTTgtacacccaacttactctcttcacccatattgttttttattaaagaattaatatctctttaaactgtAGGTATTTATTCTTGTATCTCCATGCTACTTGAATGCATCTTTCTGCAAGGCCTCTCCAGTAAGGTGACTCATACCTGCCATAAAAACCAAACTTCAACATCAATGTTCTGTCATAAACCATTCCCACATGCATCCTAGACGATTTCTTGCAGACCACGTATGCATATGTCACCAGTCTTCAATCGTGTATGCATACATGAGATATGAATAGCTTGAATAAAATAAACCTTATGGCTCCTGGAACACGTGGTTTGCGCAAGAATCTGGAGAAAACATTGGTGACTTCTTCAATGTCAGCTGCAGCAATCAATAGAAGAGACCTACATAGGTGGACTACTTTCCATAGAGCTTGTTTCAAAGGGAAGATAAAAGTCATTCGAACGCTGCTTGAAAAGGGTTTGGATATGGATGCTAAAGATGAGGATGGACACACCGCGTTGCACTGTGCAGCGGAGTCGGGTCATGCGGATGTGATTGAGATGTTTATAAAGAAAAGAGTTGATGCTGAAGCTCGAACTAACAAAGGTGTGACTGCACTGCATATTGCTGAGTCTTTGCACTACGTTGGGATTACTAGGATACTTATTCATAGAGATGCAACAAAAAAACAATAGTAATATGGCACATATGTTGACCCAGGCCTCAGTTTCATTTGGGAAAAAATCTATGGGACTAGAGGAGGAGATCATCAAAGGAGGAATGAAGAAGGAGAAATCGAGTCAAGCTAGAGCTCTTCGTGTGAGCTTTGATGGTTCGATGCCATTGGTTGTTGTTTAGCTAGTAAAGTTAGAACTAATATTGGTGCATTGGTATTTTGATAAACGTAGTATAAATtagaggattcaaaacttcaaaatcattatccatcaataaaaaaacttgtttttctctatgagagctattagggttttagccgTAATGAGCGTATGATAAATAAAGAGTGATCctagggtttaattatagtgtttgggtttattgataaatttgagttttattattaattttattttgtacttaatagtaattatgcaatagggtaaaataggcaattaacatttaaaatttagggggggtgtattcaattgggaatttgagagattttaatggatttataaatccatgaatttttatggagtctaattgatttgtagagattccatataaaattttaattcaattcccTCCAAATCTCTTGGGGAGAGATAAGATTTGTGGATgattaaaatacactacaaaatctctctaattccctctaattccccAACTttgtcaaattctttaaaatcaaattctaattggatacacctagaatgttataaacttctttaaaatcttaatggaatacacccggatttctaaggattttaataaactatcttaaaatcctaattgaatacgcgttgaatttcagataatcacttaaaatcctgattgaatacccctagattcattaaaagaattaaaatccctcaaaatcccaattgaatacacctcctAAGAtgagtgtaaaaaaatattacataagtttaaataaaatttccctttgaCGTCCAAAGCAAGTATCATAAAATATCAACCATGTAGTCATTTATCAGGTAGGAAAAGCTCACATGGCATTGCGTACACTAATCCTTTGATCACATCACAATCTTTACAAACTTAAGCATCACAAATCATGATCAGCTAAGTAATTAACGTTACATAATTAACCATTGTCcactaattaaaaaaaccaaacatgATATGCACGTAGAGAATGGGCGGTCTAAGAAGAGAAGGCGTCGATGATGGTAGTGTGGAGCGGGTCACTCAAATGGGTAGCCCAGTTGTTAAGCGGGCCCTTTCCGGTCACGGCGGCCTGCACGGCGAACCCGAGGAACCCAACCATGGCGAGGCGGGCGTGCTTGATTTCAGCCAGTTGAAGCGTGGCCTTCTTTTCTGGGTCGGCGGCAAGGCCCAAGGGGTCGAAGAACTTGCCACCCGGGTACAACCTCTTTTCCGGGTCGAGCTCGGCGTTCCTCTGGAACTCGATGTAGCCAATCACTAGAACTTCGATCCAGATCAATGTGGTTAGTGAGAACGGGAGTGGCTGACCCAAGTAGGATGAACCTTCGATGAGCTCCACCTGTACAAATAGCTCCACATAATTAGCGTTGACTGTGAGGTCAAAAGACAAAAATACACCAAAtgattttgtattttaaaaaactagattttaatccctaaataagatgaagtttagaaaaatgtcttatacaagattaaaaattgattttagtccctagaCTCTATTAAATGTCAACATATGTATTCAAtgtctcttttttttatttataattttatggtgttcataaattaaattttatgaaaatattataaatttttaattctCATTATTGTGAGtatcttatataagaaaatattttcgtaGAGATTGTTTCGTACATTTATATTTTCGCACATTTTTttatgtgccactaattcattacaatatatttaggtacaaaCATTTCAGTACATTGAgttagtataatatgtttagTATGGACATTTAGGTATATTAGTttagtataatatatttagATATCGAGATTTCagtacactagtttagtatcaTATAGTTAGGTACAGAATTTTCGGTACACTtatatttttgcatattttcttatgtgccactaatttactacaatatatttaggtacggacatttcggtacattaaattagtaaaatatattatgatatggacatttaggtacactaattagtggaagttaaataaaattaatgaattaaaatgtgtataataataaatttaaaatttaatgtaatgacattaaataagatatctattaaatattaaaaaaaatataacataaatttgaattaagtacacattaagggactaaaatcaatatccAATCTCACATtaggtttttattaaattttaatcttcttgaaggattaaagttcaaaaacccctttgttttgttttttatttttttttaacaaatgatattccACTTTAGAAGGGAGAGTAAGTTAAGTCTGACAATAAACTAATAATAAGATGATTCAAATTTGTATTTTAGCAagatttgaacaaatgatattatactCTAGAAGGGAGAGTAAGTTAAGTCTGACAATGAACTAATAATAagatggttcaaatttgtcttttggCAAAGATCGAACTTAAaatctttcacttacaagtgaagagaaatacaattAGACTGTAATAAGTGGCAAATACACCAAGCTATTCACAGACCCATTTTTATCTCTCACTCGTTCTTATTAAATTTTGACtgtttatcttcttcaattcattcgatctgatggtcgaaaattaagaaaaatgtatgacaagtaaaaatgagtgtacgTATATGCACTTTGATTTGgcgccaaataaaaaaaatgcaaaatgtaAGCTACGTACCTTTCGGCGTCTTGCCATGTGATCCCGGTTAGGGACTCAACAGTGAGAGCACCGAGCGTGGCGAGCATGGCCCACCTTCCATGAATCAGCTCGCACTCCCTAAACCTCTGCAACCCAAACACCTCCGTGTAAGGCTGAAACGGCGTCGACTGGACGTCCGCGGTTTCGGTTCGAGTCCCGATGATGTCACCCGCCAAGTTCTTGGCCAAGTTTTGGTCCAACCCGTCGTAGTCGTACTGCAAATACTCCGCGGGTTTGCCCAAACCGAACGGGTCGAACCCGTAGTCGCCCACCAGGGTCCCGTCCAGCCACTCCGGAGCCTTTGCGCCCGGGTACCAGAGCGGGCGGTCAGTCGAGAAAGtgggttttgttgatttcttGGGCGGCCTTTTCTTGGTCCCGAATCCGAACCGGCCCTGAACCCGACCCGAGTTCGAGTACGCCTCAGACGGGAGGCGTGTCCCGATGAAGGAGGATGTAGCGGCGGCAGCAGCTGTGGTTGTTGCCATGGCGCCGGGGGTGGAGGAAGGATCGAGATTATTGCAATGTCTGTTTAAGTGAATTTGTTTGGGATTTTTATGTGGAGATATGGAAGTAAGTATTTTATCGGGTTGGAATGGATGATCCGGTGTGGCGGATTACTGGCCCTTGGATTGAGAAGAGTATCCATCTGACGGATGTGAGGGTATCGGCCTTATCTTTGCCTTATCTGATGGTGGGGTTTGGGAAATTTGGACATCAAATTGACTGTTTTCTTTTTGAGATCATTGTGGCATTTCTTGTGGTTGAGGTCACAAGTACCCTAAAATCTAGTTCCTTTTTCTTGTGGTTGCCCCTTCCTCAGTGAGTTTCTTCTGTATCATGTATGTTTTTCTAAGCCAACGTTTGAATTGTATTTTAACTGTAATGACAAGAGCCGAGTATAAGTAACTAGAACTAGTGGTGAGCATGTGAATTAGGTTAGCTACGGCGTTTTCGTAAAAGTTCAATCCACAAGTAAAAGACCCAAATCTTCAGTGCAGCATAATCTCATAAGATTAGAATGCGGAGTTCCAAATCTTTAGTGTAGCATAACCTCATAAGATTCGAATACGGAGTTacggtggacaaactcagagaCCACTGCTATCAATTTTTATTGTCAGAGACCAAATTGCCGAGTTACATCAATGCAATgaaccattttagctaaaaagccatCTCATATTTAATGCAAGATCTGAATGAGAATGGAAAGCTTAAGGAATACATACTTCATGAGAAAAATCTTGGGCACCCCACGTCAGTAGAATACTTTTTACAAAAGCAACAAGACCAATATATTCTAATCTTATCCGAATCCATGCTTGTCCCATTTTATACCCACCCCACCCCTTTTGGATGTTAATACATGAATAGTTAATGCTATGTTCGAATGTTTAGGATTAGATGCGTCATTGTTTTTTTAAGAGAGCTTTTGCATAAGTAACATGAAATTGTAATGAATCATGTGCAAGTCACTATCGGCATGGCGTCTACGGCGGTCTGGATGCTGCCAGAAGATCTTGATGGTTATCTGTTACCGGAGTAGACTGTCGTACGTGCTGTGGCACCGCGTCCTTCACCAAACAGGTTCCCTTTGAAAGAAAAATCGAAAGTAGGTTGCTTACGCACCGTGTTCTGCCATGTCTTTCCACCAAGATCTGACATGGCGGATCACGGTGCAAATCGTCTGAAACCCATTTACAAACTAACGAAGAGAGGAGTTCAAGAATAATTAAACTATAAATGCTTACGCAATTTGATCAGTTTGTTCCCAATTGGGCTTCTAGATTTCGAAACAGAAAACAACTTTCATGCTTGCTTACAAAGATAAAAGAACCTCTAACCTACCACAAATGGCATGTTAGTATCGTaattaattacaaattaaagagaaaattgTCAAAGTAATGCAACTCTATTTACACTTCCAATATAAATAAATTGGAGATACGGA is part of the Malus domestica chromosome 12, GDT2T_hap1 genome and encodes:
- the LOC103423483 gene encoding protein yippee-like, producing MGRLFVITLEENMYSCKHCRTHLALVDDVISKSFHSRHGKAYLFDKVVNVTLGEKEERIMITGLHTVADIFCVSCGSNVGWKYEAAHEKSQKYKEGKCILERFQILGPDGSNYSIALEAQIGGSDGDEA
- the LOC139189890 gene encoding protein VAPYRIN-like, whose translation is MAPGTRGLRKNLEKTLVTSSMSAAAINRRDLHRWTTFHRACFKGKIKVIRTLLEKGLDMDAKDEDGHTALHCAAESGHADVIEMFIKKRVDAEARTNKGVTALHIAESLHYVGITRILIHRDATKKQ